One stretch of Pedobacter riviphilus DNA includes these proteins:
- a CDS encoding alginate lyase family protein — MHNLNVCSRLIRHTNWMLTLIVFFLFIVDTHGQVLKLGVPVAYHPKPFTHPGLLHSISDLQRMKDMVAIGREPWKSAFEKFKSHPWSSASCEPHAVQHVERSLLIGAGKNIGNLEKDVCAAYQNAIMWNITGDEAHAKTAIKIINAWSDTFKVFDGTDVELGAGLNVFKMASAAEIMRATYPKWKQDDIEKCKVMFREVFYPPIQYFALWAHGNWDLACMKGMMAIAVFNDDHEMFDRAVDFYYKGPGNGSLLHYVVNEDGQCQESGRDQPHCMLGIGHLAEMCEIGWNQGMDMYSFAQNRLLKGFEYTARYNLGEDVPFEPYNDISGRFPADKISINGRGKLRSIFEQVYNHYAFRVKGIPADQYRYTKRAADELRPEGAGFNADNAGFGTLFFSLPHL, encoded by the coding sequence CAAGTACTGAAACTGGGGGTGCCAGTTGCATACCATCCAAAACCTTTTACCCATCCTGGCCTGTTGCATTCAATTAGTGATCTTCAGCGGATGAAAGATATGGTGGCCATAGGCAGGGAACCGTGGAAGAGTGCTTTTGAGAAATTCAAATCGCACCCGTGGTCAAGCGCTTCCTGCGAACCTCATGCCGTTCAGCATGTAGAACGTAGCTTATTGATTGGTGCCGGTAAAAATATAGGAAACCTAGAAAAAGATGTTTGTGCCGCTTATCAAAATGCAATAATGTGGAATATTACTGGCGATGAAGCCCATGCTAAAACCGCCATAAAAATAATAAATGCCTGGTCTGATACTTTTAAAGTTTTTGATGGAACAGATGTAGAGTTAGGGGCAGGACTGAATGTTTTTAAGATGGCCAGTGCCGCAGAGATCATGCGGGCTACCTACCCTAAATGGAAACAGGACGACATCGAAAAATGTAAAGTGATGTTCAGAGAGGTGTTTTATCCTCCCATCCAGTATTTTGCGCTTTGGGCCCACGGTAACTGGGATCTGGCCTGTATGAAAGGTATGATGGCTATTGCCGTTTTTAATGATGACCATGAAATGTTCGACCGTGCAGTTGATTTCTATTATAAGGGCCCTGGAAATGGTAGCCTGCTGCATTATGTCGTAAATGAAGATGGCCAGTGTCAGGAGAGTGGGCGTGATCAGCCACACTGTATGCTTGGAATCGGCCATCTGGCAGAAATGTGCGAAATTGGGTGGAATCAAGGGATGGATATGTACAGTTTTGCGCAGAACAGGTTGCTCAAAGGGTTTGAGTATACAGCCCGGTATAATCTAGGAGAAGATGTGCCTTTTGAGCCTTATAACGATATCAGTGGCAGATTTCCTGCCGATAAGATATCCATCAATGGAAGAGGAAAGCTGCGCTCGATCTTTGAACAGGTATACAACCATTATGCTTTCCGCGTAAAGGGTATACCTGCAGATCAATACCGCTATACAAAACGGGCAGCAGATGAATTGAGACCCGAAGGGGCAGGATTTAATGCCGACAACGCAGGTTTCGGGACACTTTTCTTTTCCCTGCCCCACCTATAG